A genomic stretch from Thermonema lapsum includes:
- a CDS encoding bile acid:sodium symporter family protein, which produces MLGELLATYILPLVLAFIMLGMGLSLTFNDFKRIIAYPKSMLLGLSLQMLGLPLLAFLLAWVAPFSPAIKVGIVLVAACPGGAVSNLITYLLQGNLALSILLTSVNSLLTIFTIPSIVNLALWVFMGDRCELNLPFWNTFLQILLITVVPAVLGIYVRYRVGKRRVERWQGWLKYILPSLLGIAMVLTIYFNQDNSLSFHWYDYLAIVPFMLGLNIGGMLLGYYVSRAAGLKQKNCLTIAIEVGLQNTGLAITVATSATMLNSLEAAIPASIYALFTFFSTIALALFFRERLPRRELRQ; this is translated from the coding sequence ATGTTAGGAGAACTATTAGCGACCTATATTTTGCCCTTGGTTTTAGCCTTTATTATGTTGGGCATGGGCTTATCGCTCACTTTTAATGATTTTAAACGAATCATAGCCTATCCCAAGTCGATGTTGCTGGGGCTTAGTCTGCAAATGCTGGGCTTGCCTTTGTTGGCGTTTTTATTGGCATGGGTGGCGCCGTTTAGTCCTGCCATAAAGGTGGGCATTGTGTTGGTGGCTGCTTGCCCGGGAGGAGCGGTGTCTAATCTGATTACTTACCTTTTACAGGGCAACCTGGCTTTGTCTATATTATTGACTTCGGTTAACAGTCTGCTCACCATCTTCACCATCCCTTCCATTGTCAATTTGGCTTTGTGGGTGTTTATGGGAGACCGTTGTGAGCTGAACTTGCCTTTTTGGAATACCTTTCTGCAGATTTTGCTTATTACGGTTGTTCCGGCTGTGTTAGGTATCTATGTGCGTTATCGGGTAGGGAAAAGGCGGGTAGAGCGTTGGCAGGGCTGGCTTAAATACATTCTTCCTTCTTTACTGGGCATTGCCATGGTGTTGACAATTTACTTTAATCAAGACAACAGCTTGTCGTTTCACTGGTATGATTACTTGGCGATTGTGCCTTTTATGCTGGGGTTAAACATAGGGGGCATGTTGTTGGGGTATTATGTGTCGAGAGCGGCAGGCTTGAAGCAAAAGAACTGCCTGACCATTGCTATTGAAGTGGGATTGCAGAACACCGGCTTGGCAATCACCGTAGCGACCAGTGCCACCATGCTCAATAGCCTGGAGGCTGCCATTCCCGCTTCAATATATGCCCTGTTTACTTTCTTCTCGACAATAGCTTTAGCGCTGTTTTTCAGGGAGCGCCTGCCACGCAGAGAGTTAAGGCAGTAG
- a CDS encoding efflux RND transporter periplasmic adaptor subunit, giving the protein MLTIPSRRKLLITILPLLMLPLAWWLLAPSADEAEGWVLVQKGDLSVQVLATGELTARQAVEVTAPALLRSLEIYQIKIVDLIPEGSQVKAGDYLATLDNQELSEKMQQLRIEIEKLENERNQALIDTALALRQAREELQNLALDLEMKKIQLRGTEYEPPAEQSKTRLAYERALNAYENAQQAYRLKQKQARSKLMGIHTLLNEAKRKYKMAEEALKALTLHAPTNGTVIYHKGWNGSKKEAGSMVSTWDPVVVKLSAQQELVSTARINELDIHKIKKGQAAKVRVEAFPDRIFQGEVIDISNAAESDDSKARYFAVDIRLKKQDPALRPTMSTFNRIECSLHQKVLLIPLSAVHYTPAGIPYVIKKKGRHMVRQQVQLGAADDLHVIVKKGLKIGDQVSLSIPEQIESLPWQTL; this is encoded by the coding sequence ATGCTTACAATTCCGTCCAGAAGAAAATTACTCATCACTATCCTCCCCTTGCTGATGCTGCCCTTGGCATGGTGGCTCTTGGCACCATCTGCCGACGAAGCAGAAGGCTGGGTGCTTGTACAAAAAGGCGACCTGAGCGTGCAAGTACTGGCTACCGGTGAACTCACCGCTCGGCAAGCCGTTGAGGTTACAGCACCTGCTCTGTTGCGCAGCCTCGAAATTTATCAAATCAAAATAGTGGACTTGATACCGGAAGGTAGCCAAGTCAAAGCTGGTGACTACTTGGCTACTTTAGACAACCAAGAGCTAAGCGAAAAAATGCAGCAACTGCGCATAGAAATAGAAAAGCTTGAAAACGAACGGAATCAGGCACTAATCGATACGGCTCTTGCGCTGCGCCAAGCGCGCGAAGAACTGCAAAACCTTGCCCTTGACCTGGAAATGAAAAAGATTCAACTACGTGGCACAGAATATGAGCCCCCCGCAGAGCAAAGCAAAACCCGTTTGGCATATGAACGTGCGCTCAACGCCTACGAAAACGCCCAGCAAGCTTATCGGCTCAAACAAAAACAAGCCCGCAGCAAACTGATGGGCATCCATACGCTACTCAACGAAGCCAAGCGAAAATACAAAATGGCAGAAGAAGCACTGAAAGCACTTACCCTTCACGCCCCCACCAACGGTACCGTTATCTACCACAAGGGATGGAACGGCAGCAAAAAAGAAGCCGGCAGCATGGTAAGCACTTGGGACCCCGTAGTGGTCAAGCTGTCGGCACAGCAAGAGCTGGTATCTACCGCCCGCATCAACGAACTGGACATTCATAAAATCAAAAAGGGACAAGCCGCCAAGGTACGTGTAGAAGCCTTTCCCGACCGCATCTTTCAAGGCGAAGTCATCGACATATCGAATGCTGCCGAAAGCGACGACTCCAAAGCGCGTTACTTTGCCGTAGATATCCGCTTGAAAAAGCAAGACCCCGCCCTACGCCCTACTATGAGTACCTTCAACCGCATTGAATGCAGCCTCCACCAGAAGGTACTGCTTATTCCCTTAAGCGCCGTGCACTATACCCCTGCGGGTATTCCTTACGTTATCAAGAAAAAAGGCAGGCACATGGTGCGGCAGCAAGTGCAACTGGGCGCTGCCGACGACCTACATGTAATTGTAAAAAAAGGTCTGAAAATCGGCGACCAAGTGAGCTTATCTATACCTGAACAAATAGAATCATTGCCATGGCAAACACTATAA
- a CDS encoding ABC transporter permease, which yields MANTIKPHPSKLKAWQKVLLCSWQLAQQSHRAHRWRLWLSTIGIVVGTAALFSLWTLNRGIQKKLHHRLQAYGLNTLYQLPQENSLPAELLNAASEATYLTVEKLNEYSQSESVKPAPLWTLTAEARSNERHQNVPLVVSASTLPQLLPIHIEAGRFLSASSGTAAVCVIGHRLAAALLSPEHPPIGQVVCIGNNCLTVIGVIHSRNNDHQLLPDLNGAIIVNPGTLLHRLLPFVEKNKLTHPLWISRYNRHTTEPPILPKLLKQLYPLSDYRSWNPESLVTEELKTQRTLRITLWGISLVAFIVGSIGMMNMIYSHAMERSSEIGIQKAVGATPAMIQWQYLLETLQMGFYGCLLGFLVGTLFSYFISQQAGIPWSIYLQDCIPISLLALTISLLSAWLPARKAALLPPAQALAKHES from the coding sequence ATGGCAAACACTATAAAGCCCCACCCCTCTAAACTGAAAGCATGGCAAAAGGTACTATTGTGCAGCTGGCAATTAGCGCAGCAAAGCCATCGTGCTCATCGCTGGCGCCTATGGCTTTCAACCATAGGTATTGTTGTAGGCACGGCTGCCCTATTCAGCCTATGGACGCTCAACCGCGGCATACAGAAAAAACTACACCATCGACTTCAAGCCTACGGACTCAATACACTTTACCAACTACCACAAGAAAACAGTCTGCCTGCTGAGTTGCTAAACGCAGCAAGTGAAGCTACCTACCTGACCGTTGAAAAGCTGAACGAATACTCGCAAAGCGAGTCAGTAAAACCTGCCCCTCTGTGGACATTGACCGCTGAAGCACGCAGCAATGAGCGTCACCAAAACGTTCCCTTGGTGGTTTCTGCCTCTACCCTGCCGCAGCTGCTTCCTATCCACATAGAAGCAGGGCGCTTTTTGTCTGCTTCATCCGGCACGGCGGCAGTCTGCGTGATAGGGCACCGACTGGCGGCAGCCCTGCTTTCGCCCGAGCATCCACCCATAGGACAAGTCGTTTGCATAGGCAACAACTGCTTGACGGTGATAGGTGTCATACACAGTCGAAACAATGACCATCAATTGCTTCCAGACCTCAACGGCGCGATTATCGTCAATCCTGGCACTTTGCTGCACCGGCTGTTGCCTTTCGTAGAAAAAAACAAGCTGACACACCCCCTATGGATAAGCCGCTACAACCGGCACACCACCGAGCCGCCCATCCTGCCGAAACTGCTAAAGCAGCTCTACCCCTTAAGCGACTACCGCAGCTGGAACCCGGAAAGCTTGGTGACAGAAGAACTAAAAACACAACGCACACTGCGCATTACCTTGTGGGGCATTAGTTTGGTTGCCTTTATCGTGGGCAGCATAGGCATGATGAATATGATTTACAGCCATGCCATGGAAAGAAGCAGCGAAATAGGCATACAAAAGGCTGTAGGTGCAACCCCTGCCATGATTCAATGGCAATACCTACTAGAAACCCTTCAGATGGGATTTTACGGCTGCCTACTTGGTTTTTTAGTAGGAACTTTGTTCAGCTATTTCATCAGTCAGCAAGCCGGCATCCCCTGGAGCATATACTTGCAGGACTGTATTCCCATAAGCCTCCTTGCTCTGACAATTTCCTTGCTCTCGGCATGGTTACCTGCCCGCAAAGCAGCCCTTCTGCCACCGGCGCAAGCACTCGCCAAGCATGAGTCTTAA
- a CDS encoding tetratricopeptide repeat protein gives MLKHLSLACLLLLLFFHLPLPLCAQEEVENKIAKLEQELARARDTRAIDICVNLTNEYLFYDLDRAFKYAHLALQKAETKNYLYGIMAARVALGNCYLYRSEQNDLLSAFEQYMQVIETPLTPKQEKNCRLLLEKAKALNGLGSLYQIWGDFKKAIELHTNSLKIREDCGDPIGIARCYNSIGLVYDNMGNYDEAIRYYSRALNLYEKHRRMRDVAGVLNNLAAATHLKLLQSQSAESYEQVFDYYHRSLKISEELKDRRGMARIYNNMGILYAEKGNFDEALDLYFRAAMIDEEENDPAEAAATFNNIARLFEQKEEWLVALDYYRKALESAAAVESKSALLNATQGLSRVYAQMGDYYQAFQYAQMSNRLQKELYDVETSRRIALISSQYEIEKKQKQIELLEREKELQKLKEEQLQQYIILGTLLLAMLSILVLLLFNRYRFKSKLNKQLQALYRELEIQYKRTEDSIQYASRIQQAMIPKPEALLTPFREIGIFYRPKSIVSGDFYWCKEVGNKKVIFVADCTGHGVPGALMTVLSMNLIDKLVNEMKDNLHPDELLRQLDQHIQQALSDEKVQDGLDGAILIVEGNRLEYAGAKFPLYLFHDNDFFVFNAARISLGNKSYIYNKEKVFTLHKLELKPGDKIYLHSDGFPDQFGGEKERKYMSKRFRELLQRHAALPLQEQARAWEKEFEHWKGNKDQTDDVLVIGFMY, from the coding sequence ATGCTGAAACATTTGTCATTGGCTTGCTTACTTTTGCTGCTGTTTTTTCATCTTCCGTTGCCTCTTTGCGCACAAGAAGAGGTAGAAAACAAAATAGCCAAACTTGAACAAGAGTTGGCTCGTGCAAGAGATACGCGTGCGATAGATATTTGTGTAAATCTCACAAACGAATATTTGTTTTATGACCTCGACCGCGCTTTCAAATATGCACACTTGGCTTTGCAAAAAGCAGAGACAAAAAACTACTTGTATGGCATCATGGCAGCACGCGTTGCCTTAGGCAACTGCTATCTCTACCGCAGCGAACAAAACGACCTACTGAGCGCTTTCGAGCAATACATGCAGGTAATAGAAACCCCACTCACACCAAAGCAAGAAAAAAATTGCCGCTTGCTCCTCGAAAAAGCCAAAGCCCTGAACGGACTGGGCAGCTTGTACCAAATATGGGGGGACTTCAAAAAAGCTATTGAACTACATACCAATTCCCTGAAAATACGGGAAGACTGTGGCGACCCAATAGGCATTGCCCGCTGCTATAACAGCATAGGGCTTGTGTATGATAATATGGGCAATTATGACGAAGCCATACGCTACTACTCCCGCGCCTTGAACCTATACGAAAAGCATCGCCGCATGCGAGACGTAGCCGGTGTATTGAACAACTTAGCAGCAGCCACCCACCTGAAGCTGCTCCAAAGCCAAAGTGCCGAAAGCTACGAACAGGTGTTCGACTATTACCACCGCTCTTTAAAAATCAGCGAAGAACTAAAAGACCGGCGCGGTATGGCACGCATTTACAACAACATGGGCATACTGTATGCCGAAAAAGGCAATTTTGACGAAGCGCTCGACCTTTATTTCCGGGCAGCTATGATTGACGAAGAAGAAAATGACCCAGCAGAAGCTGCCGCCACTTTCAACAACATAGCCCGTCTGTTCGAGCAAAAAGAAGAGTGGCTTGTAGCTTTGGATTACTATCGGAAAGCGTTAGAATCAGCCGCTGCCGTAGAATCCAAGTCGGCACTGCTAAATGCCACCCAAGGACTGAGCCGAGTGTATGCTCAAATGGGCGATTACTATCAGGCTTTTCAATATGCCCAAATGAGCAATCGTTTGCAAAAAGAACTCTATGACGTCGAAACAAGCCGCCGCATCGCTCTCATCAGCAGTCAGTATGAAATCGAAAAAAAACAAAAGCAAATAGAACTGCTGGAACGAGAAAAAGAACTACAGAAGTTGAAAGAAGAGCAACTCCAGCAATACATTATTCTTGGAACTCTACTACTGGCAATGCTGAGTATCCTCGTTTTGCTGCTCTTCAACCGTTATCGCTTCAAGTCGAAACTAAACAAACAGCTGCAGGCACTCTACCGTGAGTTGGAAATACAATACAAACGCACCGAAGACAGCATACAGTATGCCAGCCGCATTCAACAAGCTATGATACCCAAACCAGAGGCTTTACTCACCCCATTCCGTGAAATAGGTATATTCTACCGCCCCAAATCTATTGTCAGCGGTGATTTCTACTGGTGCAAAGAGGTAGGCAACAAAAAAGTAATTTTTGTTGCAGACTGCACGGGGCATGGTGTCCCGGGCGCCCTAATGACTGTGCTTTCCATGAACTTGATTGACAAGCTCGTAAATGAGATGAAAGACAATCTTCACCCCGACGAACTGCTGCGACAATTAGACCAGCACATTCAACAAGCCCTCTCCGACGAAAAAGTACAAGACGGTTTAGACGGGGCAATCCTTATTGTAGAGGGCAACCGACTCGAGTACGCCGGCGCCAAGTTCCCCCTTTATCTCTTCCATGATAACGACTTTTTTGTATTCAATGCCGCTCGTATTTCACTGGGCAACAAATCTTATATCTATAACAAGGAAAAGGTATTTACGCTACATAAGTTAGAGTTGAAACCCGGCGACAAAATCTACCTCCACTCCGACGGCTTCCCTGACCAGTTTGGCGGAGAAAAAGAACGAAAGTATATGAGCAAGCGATTCAGAGAATTGCTACAACGACACGCCGCCCTTCCACTTCAAGAGCAGGCGCGCGCATGGGAAAAAGAATTTGAGCACTGGAAGGGTAACAAAGACCAAACCGACGACGTGCTGGTGATTGGCTTTATGTATTAG
- a CDS encoding M48 family metallopeptidase produces the protein MPFSVDRIIRSKRKTIALQITEAGELWVRAPYHAKESDIYRVLFKHVAWVEKHLAAARQRKISCPQRLFAEGESFYYLGHTYPLCFSTQTPYPLLFDGATFVMHAGRQAEAARLFEKWYMEQAAAFLPERVAYWAARSGLQGQYVAVKVSRARKRWGSCSSKGSLNFSWRLMMAPIAVVDYVIVHELTHLRHHNHSAAFWQEVERQMPDYALHHRWLRQHGHLLSL, from the coding sequence TTGCCGTTTTCTGTTGACCGTATCATTCGCAGCAAACGGAAAACCATTGCTCTGCAAATCACCGAAGCGGGGGAGTTGTGGGTACGTGCGCCCTACCATGCCAAAGAAAGTGATATTTATAGAGTGCTGTTCAAGCATGTGGCTTGGGTAGAAAAGCACCTGGCAGCTGCCCGACAGCGCAAAATATCTTGCCCTCAAAGGCTATTTGCAGAAGGCGAGTCGTTTTATTATTTGGGACATACTTATCCTTTGTGTTTCAGCACACAAACGCCATACCCTTTACTTTTTGATGGCGCTACTTTTGTAATGCATGCCGGTAGACAAGCCGAAGCGGCTCGCTTGTTTGAAAAGTGGTATATGGAACAGGCGGCAGCTTTTTTACCGGAGCGGGTGGCTTACTGGGCTGCCCGGTCGGGACTGCAGGGGCAGTATGTTGCGGTCAAAGTCAGCCGGGCGCGCAAACGTTGGGGGTCTTGTTCTTCTAAGGGAAGCCTGAACTTTTCTTGGCGCCTGATGATGGCGCCTATAGCAGTAGTAGATTACGTGATAGTGCATGAGTTGACTCACTTGCGCCACCACAACCATAGTGCTGCTTTTTGGCAGGAAGTAGAACGGCAAATGCCTGACTACGCCCTGCATCATCGTTGGCTGCGGCAGCACGGGCACCTGTTGTCTTTATAG
- the accC gene encoding acetyl-CoA carboxylase biotin carboxylase subunit produces the protein MFKKILIANRGEIALRIIRTCREMGIKTVAVYSTADKESLHVRFADEAVCIGPPAGRDSYLNIPNIIAAAEITNADAIHPGYGFLSENAKFAQACIDHNIKFIGPTPEMIQKMGDKATAKATMRAAGVPVVPGSDGLLESLEHAKKTAAEIGYPVMMKATAGGGGKGMRIVRSENELEKAWESARQEAAAAFGNDGLYMEKFIEEPRHIEIQVFGDQYGKVCHLSERDCSIQRRHQKLIEETPSPFMTPELRKKMGEAAIKGAQAINYEGAGTIEFIVDKDGNFYFMEMNTRIQVEHPVTEEATFFDLIKEQIKVAAGEPISGRNYEPQLYTMECRINAEDPAKGFMPSPGRITNLHIPGGMGVRVDTHIYAGYTIPPFYDSMIAKLIVRAQSREELIVRTKRALQEFVIEGVKTTIPLLIKILDNEQFRAGNFTTRFLDNFDMSDLA, from the coding sequence ATGTTTAAAAAAATACTGATTGCCAACCGTGGCGAAATAGCCCTGCGTATTATACGCACCTGCCGAGAAATGGGCATCAAGACGGTGGCGGTGTACTCTACTGCCGATAAGGAAAGCCTGCACGTGCGTTTTGCCGATGAGGCAGTGTGTATCGGACCACCTGCCGGAAGAGATTCTTATCTAAACATACCCAATATCATTGCTGCCGCAGAAATCACCAATGCCGATGCCATCCATCCCGGCTATGGTTTCTTGTCGGAGAATGCCAAATTTGCGCAAGCTTGCATCGATCACAACATTAAATTCATCGGTCCTACGCCCGAGATGATTCAAAAAATGGGCGACAAAGCAACCGCCAAAGCCACCATGCGGGCGGCAGGCGTACCGGTTGTACCCGGTTCTGATGGCTTGTTGGAGTCGCTCGAGCATGCCAAGAAGACAGCTGCCGAAATAGGCTATCCGGTGATGATGAAAGCCACTGCAGGCGGTGGTGGCAAAGGGATGCGCATCGTGCGCAGCGAAAATGAACTGGAAAAGGCTTGGGAGTCGGCGCGTCAAGAGGCAGCAGCCGCTTTTGGCAACGATGGGCTTTATATGGAGAAGTTTATCGAAGAGCCGCGCCATATAGAAATACAAGTGTTTGGCGACCAATATGGCAAAGTATGCCATTTGTCGGAACGTGATTGTTCCATTCAGCGGCGCCACCAGAAGCTCATCGAAGAAACGCCTTCGCCCTTTATGACCCCCGAACTGCGTAAAAAAATGGGGGAGGCAGCCATCAAAGGGGCGCAAGCCATCAATTATGAAGGTGCCGGCACCATTGAGTTCATCGTAGATAAAGACGGCAACTTCTACTTCATGGAGATGAACACGCGCATTCAGGTGGAGCATCCCGTGACCGAAGAAGCCACTTTCTTTGACCTGATTAAAGAACAAATCAAAGTTGCGGCAGGTGAGCCCATCTCGGGGCGCAACTATGAGCCGCAGCTGTACACGATGGAGTGTCGTATCAACGCCGAAGACCCCGCCAAAGGATTTATGCCGTCGCCTGGGCGTATCACCAACCTGCATATTCCGGGTGGTATGGGCGTGCGTGTCGATACGCACATTTATGCCGGTTATACCATACCACCGTTTTACGACTCTATGATTGCCAAGCTGATTGTGCGTGCACAAAGCCGTGAAGAGCTGATTGTGCGCACCAAACGGGCATTGCAAGAGTTCGTGATTGAAGGAGTGAAAACAACCATTCCTTTGCTTATTAAAATACTGGACAACGAACAGTTCAGAGCCGGTAACTTTACCACACGCTTCTTGGACAACTTCGATATGTCTGACCTTGCTTAA
- the accB gene encoding acetyl-CoA carboxylase biotin carboxyl carrier protein: protein MKAKELRDLIDFIAQSGLAEVNIETEEFKISVKRYTEAPAVVQPSVPVPPPAVVHQQAPVATPAVQQPQTGGQAPAAEPKSNKKLLEIKSPMIGTFYRAPNPDAEPFVKVGDVVKKGQVVCIIEAMKLFNEIESEVEGRIVEVLVENATPVEYDQPLFLVEPLS from the coding sequence ATGAAAGCGAAAGAATTGAGAGACCTCATCGACTTCATTGCCCAGTCAGGCTTGGCAGAAGTCAATATTGAAACAGAAGAGTTCAAAATAAGCGTAAAGCGTTATACCGAAGCACCGGCAGTAGTACAGCCGTCTGTGCCTGTGCCTCCTCCGGCTGTGGTGCATCAGCAGGCGCCGGTAGCTACACCTGCAGTGCAACAGCCCCAAACCGGAGGGCAAGCACCGGCAGCCGAGCCCAAAAGCAATAAGAAACTGCTCGAAATCAAATCGCCTATGATTGGTACCTTCTACCGTGCGCCCAATCCCGACGCAGAGCCTTTTGTGAAAGTAGGCGATGTGGTGAAGAAAGGGCAGGTAGTTTGTATTATCGAAGCTATGAAGCTCTTCAATGAAATAGAGTCGGAAGTAGAGGGACGTATCGTAGAGGTATTGGTAGAAAACGCTACCCCCGTGGAATATGACCAACCCCTCTTCTTGGTAGAACCGCTCTCTTAA
- a CDS encoding beta-ketoacyl-ACP synthase III: MAPITAAITGVAAYTPDYVLTNKELEQMVDTNDEWITTRTGIKQRHILKGEGLGASYLGVQAVKKLLEKTNSRPEEIDLLICATATPDMMFPATANIIQYEAGLVNAFSFDLMAACSGFLFGLTTAAQYIQSGRYKKVILVGADKMSSIVDYTDRSTCVLFGDGAGAVLLEPNTEGYGLLDHVHYTNGAGWVHLHMKAGGSRRPASHETVEAREHFVYQEGANVFKHAVVGMAEASYEILERNQLSSDDIAWLVPHQANKRIIDATAQRMGLDENKVMLNIDKYGNTTNATIPLCLRDYEARLKKGDLLVLAAFGGGFTWGASLVKWAYDPQV, from the coding sequence ATGGCACCAATCACTGCAGCCATCACTGGTGTAGCAGCTTATACTCCCGATTATGTATTGACCAACAAGGAATTGGAACAAATGGTAGATACCAATGACGAGTGGATTACCACCCGTACCGGTATCAAGCAACGCCATATTCTGAAAGGGGAAGGCTTAGGCGCTTCTTATTTGGGTGTACAAGCCGTGAAAAAACTTTTGGAAAAGACCAACAGCCGCCCTGAAGAGATAGACCTTCTTATTTGTGCTACAGCCACTCCCGACATGATGTTTCCGGCAACTGCCAACATTATTCAATACGAAGCGGGGCTTGTCAATGCTTTTAGTTTTGATTTGATGGCTGCCTGCTCCGGCTTCTTGTTTGGCTTGACCACAGCCGCGCAGTACATTCAAAGTGGACGCTATAAGAAGGTGATATTGGTGGGTGCCGATAAGATGTCGTCGATTGTGGACTACACCGACCGCAGCACCTGTGTGCTTTTTGGTGATGGGGCAGGGGCTGTTTTATTGGAACCCAACACCGAAGGCTACGGTTTGCTAGACCATGTGCACTACACCAATGGTGCTGGTTGGGTGCATCTGCACATGAAAGCCGGAGGAAGCCGTCGCCCTGCTTCGCATGAAACCGTGGAAGCACGCGAGCATTTTGTTTATCAAGAAGGTGCCAATGTCTTTAAACATGCAGTAGTGGGTATGGCTGAAGCCTCTTATGAAATCCTGGAGCGTAATCAATTGAGTAGCGATGACATCGCATGGTTGGTGCCTCATCAAGCCAATAAACGTATTATAGACGCTACCGCCCAGCGTATGGGACTCGACGAAAACAAAGTAATGCTCAACATCGATAAATACGGAAATACCACCAATGCGACCATTCCTTTGTGTTTGAGAGATTATGAGGCACGCCTCAAAAAAGGCGACCTGCTGGTGTTGGCAGCATTTGGTGGTGGTTTCACTTGGGGTGCCAGCCTCGTCAAGTGGGCTTATGACCCCCAAGTTTAA
- the plsX gene encoding phosphate acyltransferase PlsX has protein sequence MKVAIDAMGGDFAPESPVKGALMAAQERPGDIVIVLIGQEDAIRAQLPEEVPANIQIVHADEVIGMAEHPTKAMQQKTRSSIALGYHLLKEGKVDVFCGAGNTGAMYVGALFSIKAIEGIMRPALISHVPMVNGNVGVILDVGANADCKPEVLAQFAQLGNLYCKYVLEHEQPRVALLSIGEEEQKGNIAVQAAHKILKEAEHLHFVGNIEGRDIFLDKADVIVCDGFIGNIVLKMAESVYEIMNKRNLHDAFFDRMNYEAIGGSPILGVNGNVVIGHGISSPLAIRNMILLAEKFAQAELNSKIKNALLQSI, from the coding sequence ATTAAAGTCGCAATTGATGCAATGGGGGGCGATTTTGCCCCCGAATCTCCTGTGAAGGGTGCATTGATGGCAGCACAAGAGCGTCCGGGTGATATCGTGATTGTATTGATTGGGCAAGAAGATGCTATCCGGGCACAGCTGCCCGAAGAAGTCCCTGCCAACATTCAGATTGTGCATGCCGACGAAGTGATTGGCATGGCAGAGCATCCTACCAAAGCCATGCAGCAAAAAACACGTTCTAGCATTGCGCTAGGTTATCATCTGCTCAAAGAAGGCAAAGTAGATGTTTTTTGCGGCGCGGGCAATACCGGTGCTATGTATGTAGGCGCTCTGTTCAGTATCAAGGCAATAGAAGGCATCATGCGCCCGGCGTTGATTAGCCATGTGCCTATGGTCAATGGCAATGTTGGTGTAATACTCGATGTAGGTGCTAATGCTGACTGCAAACCGGAAGTGCTGGCGCAGTTTGCTCAATTGGGCAACCTCTACTGCAAATATGTGCTGGAGCACGAACAACCACGCGTAGCTCTGCTTAGCATAGGCGAAGAAGAGCAGAAAGGCAATATTGCCGTACAAGCAGCACACAAGATATTGAAAGAGGCTGAGCACCTACACTTTGTAGGAAACATCGAAGGGCGCGATATCTTTTTAGATAAAGCCGATGTGATTGTATGCGACGGCTTTATTGGAAACATCGTGCTGAAAATGGCAGAGTCTGTTTATGAAATCATGAACAAGCGTAACCTGCACGATGCATTTTTCGATCGCATGAATTACGAAGCTATTGGAGGAAGTCCTATCTTGGGGGTTAACGGAAATGTAGTAATAGGGCATGGTATTTCGTCGCCCCTGGCTATCCGTAATATGATATTACTTGCCGAAAAGTTTGCACAAGCCGAATTAAATTCAAAAATTAAAAACGCATTGCTCCAAAGCATTTGA
- the rpmF gene encoding 50S ribosomal protein L32, giving the protein MAHPKRKTSKTRRDKRRTHYKAAMPALSICPTTGELHLRHRAYVVDGKLYYKGKVYIEDYERI; this is encoded by the coding sequence ATGGCACATCCGAAGCGTAAAACCTCGAAGACCCGCAGAGATAAGCGTAGAACTCATTACAAAGCCGCTATGCCTGCGCTTTCCATTTGCCCTACCACCGGTGAGCTCCACTTGCGTCATCGTGCCTATGTGGTAGACGGTAAGCTTTATTACAAGGGAAAAGTGTATATCGAAGACTACGAGCGCATCTAA